A genomic stretch from Echeneis naucrates chromosome 6, fEcheNa1.1, whole genome shotgun sequence includes:
- the LOC115044962 gene encoding teashirt homolog 1, whose protein sequence is MPRRKQQEPRRSAAYMPEDELKAAPHDEEEHLQDDGLSLDGQDNEFLCNEEEEDVDGGQPPSYRDSPLSNGTNPDAGYGSPLSDASDRLTDFKSTSSTDGQEREGAALPFRSNNGLSFQDSLAQMKAVYANLISDASWSSITMDIMKSKPAAAGSVNSALTTPEPASTASASTTSTINKSSGVNMASSHHNGRSSTSTVNHTGSASGNTNGTTASSVGSHSATSSSGSSSGVASNGSGVAYDWHQAALAKTLQQTPYHLLPEPSLFSTVQLYRQNNKLYGSVFTGASKFRCKDCSAAYDTLVGLTVHMNETGHYRDDNKDKEEDQGKRWSKPRKRSLMEMEGKEDAQKVLKCMYCGHSFESLQDLSVHMIKTKHYQKVPLKEPVPALATKLVPTSAKKRAIQDAIVSPCSPDSVHAGSGGGSVSLGDLGKDTKAVPNPYVTPNNRYGYQNGASYTWQFEARKAQILKCMECGSSHDTLQQLTAHMMVTGHFLKVTNSASKKGKQLVFDPVVEEKIQSIPLPPTTTRLPVPSSVKSQPVSPALSSGSEEKREGGEDEKVDCGESVEKKIKEEKDDSGEKSETDATSYKYLREEDLEETPKEGLDILKSLENTVSSAISKAQTGTPTWGGYPSIHAAYQLQGAMKSSTTVLPPTVQSVQMQPIFNSGLRGLVSDPNSVIHSPRSPSSPTPLRSNVTAMEELVEKVTGKAATVKKEKEEKMVSLERCRPPSLGKSPSPALREQREQLASPNDLSVGKPSGVRSSSPASVDSELICKKEPKESLVDGHNNHSKNGSEACQSPLTNGNSLGIITDHSPEIPFINPLSALQSIMNTHLGKASKPVSPAADPLSMLYKISNSMMDKSAFNPTPQGKPAEPINHYPLYENSDQPIDLSKNKSSTNSNNNNNNGSSVLLTNNSVNGNKPLISLPDTVSSPLRENALMDISDMVKNLTGRLTPKSSTPSSISEKSDADGSAFEDALEDLSPVQKRKGRQSNWNPQHLLILQAQFASSLRETPEGRYAMTDLGPQERVHICKFTGLSMTTISHWLANVKYQLRRTGGTKFLKNMDSCQPVFLCGDCASQFRTPSSYISHLESHLGFSLKDLSKLSAEHLREQQAASKVITDKMTFGSPLSALTTPEDDTGSVYQCRLCNRTFVSKHAVKLHLSKTHGKSPEDHLVFVTALEKLEKLDKMEKV, encoded by the coding sequence CGTACATGCCCGAGGATGAGCTTAAGGCAGCCCCTCACGATGAGGAagagcacctgcaggatgatgGCCTCTCATTAGATGGCCAGGACAATGAGTTCCTGTgcaatgaggaagaggaagatgtggATGGAGGCCAGCCACCTAGCTACAGAGACTCTCCACTCAGCAATGGCACTAACCCCGATGCCGGATATGGGTCTCCGCTCAGTGATGCCAGTGACCGACTTACAGACTTCAAGAGCACCTCCTCCACGGATGGTCAGGAGAGGGAAGGAGCAGCTTTGCCCTTTCGCTCCAACAACGGCCTCTCTTTCCAGGATAGCCTGGCACAGATGAAAGCCGTCTATGCAAATCTCATCTCAGATGCCTCTTGGTCCAGCATCACGATGGACATCATGAAATCAAAGCCTGCTGCAGCAGGTAGTGTCAACAGTGCCCTCACTACTCCAGAGCCTGCTTCTACTGCCTCTGCCTCCACTACTTCAACCATAAACAAGAGCAGCGGGGTGAACATGGCCAGTAGTCACCACAATGGCAGGAGCTCCACCTCCACTGTCAACCACACAGGCAGTGCAAGTGGCAATACTAATGGCACGACAGCTAGCTCCGTTGGTAGCCATAGTGCAACCAGCAGCAGTGGGAGCAGCAGCGGTGTGGCTAGCAATGGCAGTGGTGTGGCCTATGACTGGCACCAGGCAGCACTGGCCAAAACACTTCAGCAGACCCCTTACCATCTTTTACCAGAGCCCAGCCTCTTCAGCACAGTGCAGCTCTACCGGCAGAACAACAAGCTGTATGGCTCTGTTTTCACTGGTGCAAGCAAGTTTCGCTGCAAAGACTGCAGCGCCGCCTACGACACACTGGTGGGTTTGACGGTCCACATGAATGAGACAGGCCATTATCGCGATGACAAcaaggacaaagaggaggatCAGGGAAAGCGCTGGTCCAAACCACGCAAGCGCTCCTTGATGGAgatggaggggaaggaggatGCCCAAAAGGTGCTGAAGTGCATGTACTGTGGCCACTCGTTTGAGTCTCTGCAAGACCTCAGTGTTCACATGATCAAGACCAAGCATTACCAGAAAGTGCCTCTCAAAGAACCAGTGCCAGCCTTGGCCACTAAACTGGTGCCCACTTCGGCTAAAAAGCGAGCAATCCAAGATGCTATAGTCTCCCCATGCTCCCCAGACTCGGTCCATGCTGGTAGCGGTGGTGGAAGTGTATCCCTTGGGGATCTTGGCAAAGATACAAAAGCCGTACCTAACCCCTATGTCACGCCAAACAACCGCTATGGCTACCAAAACGGTGCCAGCTACACGTGGCAGTTTGAAGCTCGTAAAGCGCAGATCCTCAAATGCATGGAGTGTGGGAGCTCTCATGATACACTGCAACAGCTGACTGCCCATATGATGGTTACAGGTCACTTTTTGAAGGTCACTAATTCTGCATCCAAAAAGGGCAAACAGCTGGTCTTTGATCCAGTAGTGGAAGAGAAGATTCAGTCAATCCCACTGCCACCGACCACCACCAGACTCCCCGTCCCCAGTAGTGTTAAGTCCCAGCCTGTGTCACCTGCCCTCTCCTCGGGctcagaggaaaagagggaaggTGGTGAGGATGAAAAGGTTGACTGTGGCGAGTCcgtggagaaaaaaattaaggagGAGAAGGACGACTCAGGTGAAAAATCTGAGACTGATGCCACATCGTATAAATATCTTAGAGAAGAAGATCTTGAAGAGACGCCGAAGGAGGGCTTAGATATCCTTAAATCCCTAGAAAACACAGTATCCAGTGCCATCAGCAAGGCACAAACAGGCACGCCCACATGGGGTGGCTATCCTAGCATTCATGCAGCCTACCAGCTGCAGGGTGCCATGAAAAGCTCCACTACTGTTCTGCCCCCGACTGTCCAGAGTGTCCAGATGCAGCCGATCTTTAACAGTGGGCTACGAGGCCTGGTGAGTGATCCCAACTCAGTCATCCACTCGCCTCGGAGCCCTTCCTCCCCTACCCCCCTCAGGAGTAATGTCACTGCCATGGAGGAGCTTGTGGAGAAAGTGACAGGCAAAGCTGCCactgtgaagaaagaaaaggaggagaaaatggtgAGCCTGGAGCGGTGTCGGCCCCCATCGTTAGGAAAATCCCCTTCCCCTGCATtgagagagcaaagagagcAATTAGCATCCCCAAATGACCTCTCTGTAGGTAAGCCATCAGGTGTGAGAAGTAGCAGCCCCGCTAGTGTAGATTCGGAGCTCATCTGCAAGAAGGAGCCCAAAGAGAGCCTAGTAGACGGACACAACAACCATTCAAAGAACGGCTCCGAGGCCTGTCAGTCCCCATTAACTAATGGCAACAGCCTTGGTATCATCACTGATCACTCACCAGAAATTCCTTTCATCAACCCTCTCAGTGCACTCCAGTCAATCATGAACACACACCTGGGCAAGGCCTCCAAACCAGTAAGCCCAGCTGCAGACCCACTGTCCATGCTTTACAAAATCAGCAACAGCATGATGGATAAGTCTGCCTTCAACCCAACTCCTCAGGGCAAGCCAGCTGAGCCCATCAACCACTATCCATTGTATGAAAACAGTGACCAGCCCATAGACCTGAGTAAAAATAAGTCCTCCActaacagcaacaataacaataacaatggCAGCAGCGTGCTCCTGACCAACAATAGTGTAAATGGAAACAAACCCCTCATTTCCCTTCCTGACACAGTCTCCTCCCCCCTGAGAGAGAACGCTCTCATGGACATTTCTGATATGGTAAAGAACCTCACTGGCAGACTCACGCCCAAATCTTCAACTCCATCCTCCATTTCAGAGAAGTCAGACGCCGATGGCAGTGCGTTTGAGGACGCCCTAGAGGACCTGTCTCCTGTGCAGAAGAGGAAAGGGAGGCAGTCCAACTGGAATCCTCAgcacctcctcatcctccaggCACAGTTCGCCTCCAGCCTGAGGGAGACCCCAGAGGGTCGCTATGCCATGACTGACCTGGGGCCTCAGGAAAGGGTCCACATCTGTAAATTCACAGGCCTCTCCATGACCACCATATCCCACTGGCTGGCTAATGTCAAGTACCAGCTGAGACGGACTGGGGGCACCAAGTTTCTCAAGAACATGGACTCGTGCCAGCCTGTGTTCCTCTGTGGTGACTGTGCCTCCCAGTTCAGGACTCCCTCTTCCTACATCAGCCACCTGGAATCTCACCTGGGCTTCAGCTTGAAGGACCTGTCCAAACTGTCAGCTGAGCACCTACGGGAGCAGCAGGCTGCCTCAAAGGTGATCACAGACAAAATGACATTCGGCAGCCCCCTGTCAGCTTTGACCACGCCAGAGGACGACACAGGCTCCGTGTACCAGTGCAGACTTTGCAATCGGACATTCGTTAGCAAACACGCAGTCAAACTGCACCTCAGCAAGACCCATGGCAAGTCTCCAGAGGACCATCTAGTGTTTGTCACTGCTCTGGAGAAACTGGAGAAGCTAGACAAGATGGAGAAGGTTTAA